The Pseudomonas nunensis genome includes the window CCGTCGGCAATCTTCTGCTTGGTCATGCGCTCGATGCTTTTCAGCAGTTTTTCTTCGTCCGGGGCCACCAGCGAGATCGCCTCGCCCGAGCGACCGGCACGGCCAGTACGGCCGATACGGTGCACGTAGTCTTCATCGACGTTCGGCAGTTCGAAGTTGACCACGTGTGGCAACTGGTCGATGTCGAGGCCGCGAGCGGCGATGTCGGTGGCGACCAGGATACGCACTTCACCGGCCTTGAAGTCGGCCAGGGCTTTGGTGCGAGCGTTCTGGCTCTTGTTACCGTGGATGGCAACGGCGCTCAGGCCGTGTTTGTCCAGGTACTCGGCCAGGCGGTTGGCGCCGTGCTTGGTGCGGGTGAAGACCAGAACCTGTTCCCAGGCGCCGGCGGTAATCAGGTGCGCCAGCAGCGAACGCTTGTGGCTGGCGGCCAGGCGGAACACACGCTGTTCGATACGCTCGACCGTGGTGTTCGGCGGCGTGACTTCGATGCGTTCCGGATTGTGCAGCAGCTTGCCGGCGAGGTCGGTGATGTCTTTGGAGAACGTCGCCGAGAACAGCAGGTTCTGGCGTTTGTTCGGCAGACGGGCGAGGACCTTTTTCACGTCATGGACAAAGCCCATGTCGAGCATGCGGTCGGCTTCGTCCAGCACGAGGATTTCCACGTGGGACAAATCGACGCTGCCTTGGCCGGCGAGGTCGAGCAGGCGGCCAGGGCAGGCCACCAGCACGTCAACACCGCGGGACATGGCTTGAACTTGTGGGTTCATGCCGACGCCGCCGAAGATGCAGGCGCTGACGAACTTCAGGTCACGGGCATAGACCTTGAAGCTCTCGTGTACTTGAGCCGCGAGTTCGCGGGTAGGGGTCAGGACCAGTACGCGCGGTTGGCGCGGGCCGTGACGCTGGGATTTGTCCGGGTGACCGTTGGGGAACAACCGCTCCAGAATCGGAAGGGCGAAGCCGCCGGTTTTACCAGTACCTGTCTGAGCCGCGACCATCAGGTCGCGACCTTGCAACACGGCGGGAATGGCCCGCTGTTGCACCGGAGTAGGCTCGGTATAGCCCGCTGCCTCGATGGCGCGGACTAAAGCCTCGGAGAGACCGAGGGAAGCAAAGGACATGAGTAATCCTGTTTTAGTTAGGGCTTGGCCCAATGGGAGTCTTGCCTGGCGCGAATGGCGTTTAAGAGGAACGCAATCCCGTCCGGTCCTGCTGGGTTTCGAAGGCTCGTCTGGAGCGCTCGCGCGGGCTGAAAAGCTGCGCTGTAGCGGGGTCGAGATGCCTTGAACGATTCCGAGCGTCCGGGCGTGAGCCTGGCGGGAAGGCCGGAGTATAACAGAGCAATCACTGCGCGCCGCTTTCCTGCTGCTCAACGGTTTTCTCGCGGACGGCGGTGACGCTTGTGGCTTTGATATCGGGGCCCGGACTCGCGCCATAACGGGCGCTCAGCTCCGCATACGCGGGCTCGCGCTTGAAACGCTTGAGTTCGGCACCGAAACGTTGCACCAGCAAATCCATGCCGGCGTTGCGCCGAACCGCCAGAAATTGGCTCTGGTGGCTGATGATCGTGGGGTTTTCGGTGATTTGATCGCGGATCTTCAGCTCATCCAGCAAATGTTGGCCGACCCGGCGATCAGTGATCAGCAGGTCGATCCGTCCGCGCAGCAGTTTGCCGAAGTTGGCTTCGTGGGTCGGCGCGGGCTCGCGGGTAAACAGGGTCGAGCCGCTGAAGTCCTCGCTATAGAGGTAACCCGGCGAGGTGCCGATGGTCAGGCCTTTCAAATCATTGAGGGTGCTGAACGGATGCGGCCGCTCGTTGGCGTAGAACATCACGAACTCGACTTCGGAGAGCGGTTCGCTGGGGTAGAGCAGGGTGGCGTCACGCTCGTCGCTGTGGAAAATATCCAGCGCGCCGTCGGCCTGGCCGGTGTCGAGCATCGACAGGCAGCGCTTCCACGGCAGGAACTGCCAATCCACTTCGATCCCCAGGCGTTTGAAGACAATGGCCGTGGTTTCGTAGTCCAGGCCCAGGGATTTGCCGTTTTCCTCGTATACGTAGGGTGCCCACGGCTCCGTGACAATGCGCAATTTCTCGCCCCGAGCGGCAAAGCTCAGGCAAGTGAAAAGAAGCAAGGTCAGGAGCTGTGTGATCAAAGGCATGGCTTGAGATTACGACGAGAAACCGTAAAGAGCCAGAAACTGGCCGCAGAAGCTCTACCTCAGTGTGTTGCCGCACAATAAAAGGGCATTGAAAGCAAAAGATCGCAGGCTTCGCCAGCTCCTACAGGGATTACATAAACCCAATGTAGGAGTTGCCGAAGGCTGCGATCTTTTGATCTTGCTTGTACGACTTTTACCGCGGCAACTTCAGGTTATTCCACACCGCCAGACTCGGTTCAGCCTGGTTCAACGTGTAGAAGTGCAACCCTGGCGCACCACCTTGCAGCAGGCGTTCGCACATCTCGGTGATGACTTGCTCACCAAAGCCTTGAATGCTCTGGGTGTCGTCGCCGTAGGCTTCCAGTTGCTTGCGGATCCAGCGCGGGATTTCCGCACCGCAGGCATCGGAGAAACGCGCGAGTTTGCTGTAGTTGGTGATCGGCATGATCCCCGGCACGATCGGGATGTTCACGCCCATCGCCCGTACACGCTCGACGAAGTAGAAGTAGCTGTCGGCGTTGAAGAAGTACTGGGTGATTGCACTGTCGGCGCCAGCGTTGGCCTTGCGCACGAAGTTGTTCAGATCGTCTTCGAAATTGCGCGCTTGCGGATGCATTTCCGGGTAGGCGGCGACTTCGATGTGGAAATGATCGCCGGTTTCTTCACGAATGAATTCAACCAGGTCGTTGGCGTGGCGCAGTTCACCGCTGGCCATGCCCATGCCCGAAGGCAGGTCACCGCGCAGGGCAACGATGCGGGTAATGCCGGCGGCCTTGTATTGCGTCAGCAGGCCACGCAGGTCGTCCTTGCTGTCGCCCACGCAAGACAGATGCGGTGCGGCAGGGACTTTGACTTCGCTTTCGAGCTGCAACACGGTGTTGATGGTGCGATCACGGGTCGAACCGCCAGCGCCATAGGTGCAGGAAAAGAAATCGGGGTTGTAAGTTGCCAACTGACGAGCAGTGGCGAGTAGCTTTTCATGCCCAGCGTCGGTCTTCGTAGGGAAGAACTCGAAGCTGTAGCGACGGTCTTGGGACATGGTCATATCCTTGGAAACGCTTAAGCCAGAGGCTTGCTCATCCCAATGTGGGAGCGGGCTTGCTCGCGAATGCGGTGGGTCAGACGACATTAATGTTGAATGATGAACCGCCTTCGCGAGCAAGCCCGCTCCCACAAGGGAGAGCAGGCTGCAGGTCGATCAGTAGCGGTATGCGTGCGGCTTGAACGGACCTTCGACGGTCACGCCGATGTAGTCGGCCTGGGTCTTGGTCAGTTGAGTCACGACGCCGCCGAAACCGCGGACCATTTCCAGGGCCACTTCTTCGTCGAGTTTCTTCGGCAGTACTTCAACCGTCAGGCGCTCGGCTTTCTGGGATGGCGACAGGTCGGCGTACTTCTGGCCGAACAGGAAGATCTGAGCCAGAACCTGGTTGGCGAACGAGCCGTCCATGATGCGGCTTGGGTGACCGGTGGCGTTACCCAGGTTAACCAGACGGCCTTCGGCCAGCAGGATCAGGTAGTCGTCGTTCTGGGCATCGAATGCGCCAGGACCGGTACGGTGGATCTTGTGAACCTGTGGCTTCACTTCTTCCCATGCCCAGTTCTTGCGCATGAAAGCGGTGTCGATTTCATTGTCGAAGTGGCCGATGTTGCAGACAACAGCGCGCTTCTTCAGGGCTTTGAGCATGTTCGAGTCGCAAACATTGACGTTGCCGGTGGTGGTCACGATCAGGTCGATCTTGCCCAGCAGTGCTTTGTCGATGCTTTCTTCGGTGCCGGTGTTGATCCCGTCGATGAACGGCGAAACCAGTTCGAAACCGTCCATGCAGGCTTGCATGGCGCAGATCGGGTCGACTTCGGAGACTTTAACGATCATGCCTTCCTGACGCAGGGACTGGGCCGAGCCCTTGCCCACGTCACCGTAACCGATGACCAGCGCTTGCTTGCCGGACAGCAGGTGGTCGGTACCGCGCTTGATGGCATCGTTCAGGCTGTGACGGCAGCCGTACTTGTTGTCGTTCTTGCTCTTGGTGACCGAGTCGTTGACGTTGATGGCCGGGATTTTCAGCTCGCCCTTGGCCAGCATGTCCAGCAGGCGGTGAACGCCAGTGGTGGTTTCTTCGGTGACGCCGTGGACGCGGTCCAGGATCGCCGGGTATTTCTTGTGCAGCAGCTCGGTCAGGTCGCCGCCGTCGTCGAGGATCATGTTGGCATCCCATGGAGCGCCATCTTTCAGGATGGTTTGCTCAAGGCACCACTCGTACTCTTCTTCTGTTTCGCCTTTCCAGGCGTAAACAGCGATGCCGGCAGCGGCGATGGCAGCAGCGGCCTGGTCTTGAGTCGAGAAAATGTTGCAGGACGACCAGCGAACTTCGGCACCCAGGGCAACCAGGGTTTCGATCAGCACGGCAGTCTGAATGGTCATGTGGATGCAGCCGAGAATCTTGGCGCCTTTGAGCGGTTGCTCACCGGCGTACTTGCGGCGCAGACCCATCAGGGCTGGCATTTCGGATTCGGCGATGATGGTTTCGCGACGACCCCAGGCAGCCAGGGACATGTCGGCAACTTTGTAATCGGTAAAACCTGCAGGCGTGATAACAGCGCTCATGATGAGCCTCCATTCGTAATGTATGCGAATGGGCGCCGTTGTGCGTTTAGTGTCCGGTCGATGAGACCAGGCAACGCCCCATCCGAGCCTGACAGGTTTGACCTGCTGCAGCGCCCCTCGGACAGGTGGCGGGAAAACGGTATCAAAGGATCGTTACCGTTCTGAAACGGTGGCGATTATAGCGGGCTATTCTTATCTTCCAAAGCCTTTCTGCAGGTCAATGTCTGAACGGTAATCGAACCCATAGTCGATGCCTGATAGAGCTCTAGGTCGGGCTCTGCCATGATGGCGCCCATCATTCGGCAAGACGCTCAGGAGTGAATATGAATTTCCACACACGCAAATGGGTAAAACCCGAAGACCTCAACCCCAACGGCACGTTGTTCGGCGGCAGCCTGTTGCGCTGGATCGACGAAGAAGCGGCGATCTACGCCATCGTCCAGTTGGGCAACCAGCGCGTGGTCACCAAGTACATTTCCGAAATCAACTTCGTCAGCGCCTCGCGCCAGGGCGACATCATCGAGCTGGGCATCACCGCCACCGAGTTCGGCCGCACCTCGATCACCCTGACGTGCGAAGTGCGCAACAAGATCACGCGCAAAAGCATCCTCACGGTAGAGCGCATGGTCTTCGTCAACCTGGGCGAAGACGGTTTGCCGGCGCCGCACGGGCGGACCGAGATCCTGTACGTCAAAGACCAGTTCAAGGATGAAGTCGTCAGCGATTGATGCGAGCCCTGTAGGAGCGAAGCTTGCTCGCGAAGGCGTCCTTTGCGTCACCACCAAAACCGAGGTGGACCCTTCGCGGGCAAGCCTCGCTCCTACAGAGCAGGTTTCGTCGGCGGTCCAGTGAACAGCTCCGAACCCCGCGTGTCGTACGTACATGACACGCCACCGGTTCCGGAGCTCCATGGACACTCAAAAAGACGGCAAGACCCCGAACCTCTCGGCTGAAGAACAGCACGACGTCGAAAAGAACCAGCCGCCCCGTGCGGCGGTGCTGCATGAAATCATCCGCACCCAGGGTGATCAGGAACTCGAGCGCAGCGTCGCCGCCCTCTGGTGGTCGGCCCTCGCAGCGGGCCTGACCATGGGCCTGTCGCTGATGGCCATGGGGTTGCTCAACTCGCGTCTGCCGGACGGTGAAGGCTTCAAGGTCATCGCCAGTTTCGGCTACTGCGCGGGTTTCCTCGCGGTGATCCTGGCGCGCCAGCAACTGTTCACCGAAAACACCCTGACCGCCGTGCTGCCGGTCATGACCAAGCCCACGCTGAATAATTTCGGTCGGTTGATCCGCCTGTGGGGCGTCGTGCTGTTTGGCAACCTGTGCGGCACGTTGCTGGTGGCCTACGTGATGCTGCACCTGCCGATCTTCGATACCAAGACCGACCTGGCCTTCCTCGATATCGGGCGCAAGATCATGGAAAACAGCGCCAGCCAGATGTTCGCCAAAGGCATCATCTCCGGCTGGATGATCGCCACCATGGTCTGGATGATTCCGTCCATGGAGAGCGCCAAGATGTGGATCATCATCCTCATCACCTACCTGATGGCGCTGGGGGATTTCACCCACATCGTGGTCGGTTCGGCCGAGGTGTCATATCTGGTGTTTGCCGGCGAGCTGCCGTGGAAGGACTTCTGGCTGGTATTCGCCGGGCCGACGCTGGCGGGCAACATCATCGGCGGCAGCTGCATCTTTGCGCTGATCAGTCATGCGCAGATCCGCAGCGAAAGCGGGCCGCCGAAGCTGGGCACGGATCAGCAGGCCGATCCGCGCAAGCTCAAGAAGTAATCAGTGATGCTCGGCCTGTGCCGTTGGCGCAGGCTCATCCTTGGTCACGTGCTTGACCAGTTTGCCGATGCTTAAACCCTGCAACAGGATCGACGACAACACCACGATGTAGGTGATGCTCAAGATCAGATCGCGCTCCGGGCCCAGCGGCAACGCCAGGGCCAGCGCCACCGAAACTCCGCCGCGCAAACCACCCCACGTCAGAATCCGGATCGTCCCGCGCGGAACCGTGCGCCAGCGCCGTAGGAGCAGAATGGCCGGGGCCACTGTCAGCAGGCGCGACAGCAGAATGGCCAGCGCCAGCAAGCTTGCGGCCAGCACGTGCAGCCAGTTGAACGGCAGCAGCAACAGCTCCATGCCGATCAGCGCGAACAGCAGAGCATTGAGCATGTCATCGAGCAATTCCCAGAAACCGTCCAGGTACTTTCGGGTCATGTCGTTCATTGCCAGGTTGCGCCCCAGGTTGCCGATGATCAGGCCGGCAACCACCATCGCGATCGGTGCGGAAACGTGCAGCTCAGAGGCCATGGCCGAACCGCCGATCACCAACGCCAGGGTCAGCATCACCTCGATCTGATGCTGCTCGATGCTCTTGATCATCAGGTACACCAGGTAACCGATCAGCCCGCCAAACAGCACACCACCAATTGCCTCGTGGACGAACAGCATGGCCGTGGCGCCGACAGTCGGGGTTTCACCCAGTTGCGCGATGCCGAGCAACACGGTGAACACCACCACCGCCGTGCCGTCATTGAACAGCGACTCGCCGACGATCGTGGTTTTCAGCGGCTTGGACGCGTTGGCGGTCCGCAGCACGCCGAGTACCGCGATCGGGTCAGTAGGGGAAATCAGCGCGCCGAACAGCAGGCAATAGAGGAAGCTCACGTGCCAGCCGAACAGGGCAAAAATGTAATAGGCGAGGCTGCCGATCACTGCGGTGGCGATCAATACGCCGAACGTCGCCAGCAGACCGATGGGCCAGCGGTAACTGCGCAGGTCGTTCAAGTTGACGTGCAGCGCGCCGGCGAACAGCAGGAACGACAGCATCCAGTTCATCAGCAGATCACCGAAGTCGATCTGGCCGATCAGTTGCTGCACGCGTTCTTCGAGACCGGGATAGCCGATGAAGCTC containing:
- a CDS encoding DEAD/DEAH box helicase, producing MSFASLGLSEALVRAIEAAGYTEPTPVQQRAIPAVLQGRDLMVAAQTGTGKTGGFALPILERLFPNGHPDKSQRHGPRQPRVLVLTPTRELAAQVHESFKVYARDLKFVSACIFGGVGMNPQVQAMSRGVDVLVACPGRLLDLAGQGSVDLSHVEILVLDEADRMLDMGFVHDVKKVLARLPNKRQNLLFSATFSKDITDLAGKLLHNPERIEVTPPNTTVERIEQRVFRLAASHKRSLLAHLITAGAWEQVLVFTRTKHGANRLAEYLDKHGLSAVAIHGNKSQNARTKALADFKAGEVRILVATDIAARGLDIDQLPHVVNFELPNVDEDYVHRIGRTGRAGRSGEAISLVAPDEEKLLKSIERMTKQKIADGNLMGFDSSAVEAEKPEVRERPDVRNPRNPRGPRGDGPTGTGGGGGRKDKGKDKGGKEKPAATGRGDRPAREHKPREGTPAREQQRPAPRAAAADRAPDEFLDDDVDNFGNRVDYVPQAKPAQGRGRRPGAPAQGAAAGAGAGAPRTGGKPQGRQSGPRSSDGATTGTPPAKRSGPRNGAPRDGQARREESRNRRPARDDQPRSEPAVQNPRGPAPKIIHKESKTDRFPTPEQLDQLPGRPRGEKPALLTRNR
- a CDS encoding substrate-binding periplasmic protein, which gives rise to MPLITQLLTLLLFTCLSFAARGEKLRIVTEPWAPYVYEENGKSLGLDYETTAIVFKRLGIEVDWQFLPWKRCLSMLDTGQADGALDIFHSDERDATLLYPSEPLSEVEFVMFYANERPHPFSTLNDLKGLTIGTSPGYLYSEDFSGSTLFTREPAPTHEANFGKLLRGRIDLLITDRRVGQHLLDELKIRDQITENPTIISHQSQFLAVRRNAGMDLLVQRFGAELKRFKREPAYAELSARYGASPGPDIKATSVTAVREKTVEQQESGAQ
- the metF gene encoding methylenetetrahydrofolate reductase [NAD(P)H], coding for MSQDRRYSFEFFPTKTDAGHEKLLATARQLATYNPDFFSCTYGAGGSTRDRTINTVLQLESEVKVPAAPHLSCVGDSKDDLRGLLTQYKAAGITRIVALRGDLPSGMGMASGELRHANDLVEFIREETGDHFHIEVAAYPEMHPQARNFEDDLNNFVRKANAGADSAITQYFFNADSYFYFVERVRAMGVNIPIVPGIMPITNYSKLARFSDACGAEIPRWIRKQLEAYGDDTQSIQGFGEQVITEMCERLLQGGAPGLHFYTLNQAEPSLAVWNNLKLPR
- the ahcY gene encoding adenosylhomocysteinase — encoded protein: MSAVITPAGFTDYKVADMSLAAWGRRETIIAESEMPALMGLRRKYAGEQPLKGAKILGCIHMTIQTAVLIETLVALGAEVRWSSCNIFSTQDQAAAAIAAAGIAVYAWKGETEEEYEWCLEQTILKDGAPWDANMILDDGGDLTELLHKKYPAILDRVHGVTEETTTGVHRLLDMLAKGELKIPAINVNDSVTKSKNDNKYGCRHSLNDAIKRGTDHLLSGKQALVIGYGDVGKGSAQSLRQEGMIVKVSEVDPICAMQACMDGFELVSPFIDGINTGTEESIDKALLGKIDLIVTTTGNVNVCDSNMLKALKKRAVVCNIGHFDNEIDTAFMRKNWAWEEVKPQVHKIHRTGPGAFDAQNDDYLILLAEGRLVNLGNATGHPSRIMDGSFANQVLAQIFLFGQKYADLSPSQKAERLTVEVLPKKLDEEVALEMVRGFGGVVTQLTKTQADYIGVTVEGPFKPHAYRY
- a CDS encoding acyl-CoA thioesterase, which codes for MNFHTRKWVKPEDLNPNGTLFGGSLLRWIDEEAAIYAIVQLGNQRVVTKYISEINFVSASRQGDIIELGITATEFGRTSITLTCEVRNKITRKSILTVERMVFVNLGEDGLPAPHGRTEILYVKDQFKDEVVSD
- a CDS encoding formate/nitrite transporter family protein: MDTQKDGKTPNLSAEEQHDVEKNQPPRAAVLHEIIRTQGDQELERSVAALWWSALAAGLTMGLSLMAMGLLNSRLPDGEGFKVIASFGYCAGFLAVILARQQLFTENTLTAVLPVMTKPTLNNFGRLIRLWGVVLFGNLCGTLLVAYVMLHLPIFDTKTDLAFLDIGRKIMENSASQMFAKGIISGWMIATMVWMIPSMESAKMWIIILITYLMALGDFTHIVVGSAEVSYLVFAGELPWKDFWLVFAGPTLAGNIIGGSCIFALISHAQIRSESGPPKLGTDQQADPRKLKK
- a CDS encoding cation:proton antiporter, which encodes MLELVAAFICLTSLLTYVNFRFIGLPPTIGVMVTALMFSLLLQGLSFIGYPGLEERVQQLIGQIDFGDLLMNWMLSFLLFAGALHVNLNDLRSYRWPIGLLATFGVLIATAVIGSLAYYIFALFGWHVSFLYCLLFGALISPTDPIAVLGVLRTANASKPLKTTIVGESLFNDGTAVVVFTVLLGIAQLGETPTVGATAMLFVHEAIGGVLFGGLIGYLVYLMIKSIEQHQIEVMLTLALVIGGSAMASELHVSAPIAMVVAGLIIGNLGRNLAMNDMTRKYLDGFWELLDDMLNALLFALIGMELLLLPFNWLHVLAASLLALAILLSRLLTVAPAILLLRRWRTVPRGTIRILTWGGLRGGVSVALALALPLGPERDLILSITYIVVLSSILLQGLSIGKLVKHVTKDEPAPTAQAEHH